One Lysinibacillus sp. OF-1 DNA segment encodes these proteins:
- a CDS encoding Asp23/Gls24 family envelope stress response protein: MSIELNNEFGQIDISTDVLAQIAGGAAVECYGIVGMASKHQIRDGLTDILRKENFAKGVVIRQQDDDLHIDMYIIVSYGTKISEVAYQVQSKVKYTVDKTLGMSVKSVNIFVQGVRVAN, encoded by the coding sequence ATGTCAATTGAATTAAACAATGAATTCGGCCAAATTGATATTTCAACAGATGTACTTGCACAAATTGCTGGTGGTGCTGCTGTAGAATGCTACGGTATTGTTGGCATGGCATCTAAACATCAAATTCGTGATGGTCTAACTGATATTTTACGTAAAGAAAACTTCGCAAAAGGTGTTGTTATTCGACAACAGGACGACGATTTACATATAGATATGTACATTATTGTTAGTTACGGGACAAAAATTTCGGAAGTTGCTTACCAAGTGCAATCGAAAGTGAAATATACAGTAGATAAAACATTAGGTATGAGCGTAAAATCTGTCAATATCTTTGTACAGGGCGTTCGTGTAGCGAATTAA